The sequence below is a genomic window from Bradyrhizobium septentrionale.
GAATCGGCCCGGCTGGTGGCCGTCGACCCTTCGAGACGTCCGCTTCGCGGTCTCCTCAGGGTGACGGAATTGGTTTACTCAGCTTGCTCAGTGTCATCACCCGCGCATGCGGGTGATCCAGTATTCCAGAGACGGTCGTGCTTGAGCCCATAGGCCGCGGCGTACTGGGTCGCCCGGTCGAGCCGGGCGACGACAACAGTGGATGAAGACAAAGCTTCACATCCTCTCAGGGTGACGGAGATAGAGCCGTAGGATGACTAGACTAGCGCGGAGCGAAACCCGTCGCTTGTCGCCGCGGCGCGAGGTTGGTGGGTTTCACTGCGCTCTACCCACCCTAGGAAAGCTACAAAAGCAAATGGCCGGGCAGCAAGGCCCGGCCATCGCTAAAGCATGTGAAGCAACCGCTCAGCGCGGGGCGCGCTTGGCGAGGATGCGCTGCAGCGTGCGGCGGTGCATGTTGAGGCGGCGCGCGGTCTCCGAGACGTTGCGGTTGCACATCTCGTAGATGCGCTGGATGTGCTCCCAGCGCACGCGGTCCGCCGACATCGGATTGGCCGGCAGCTCGGATTTCTCGGTGCCGGTTGCGAGCAGGGCTGCGACGACGTCATCGGCGTCGGCGGGCTTCGACAGATAATCGACGGCGCCCATCTTCACCGCGGTGACGGCGGTGGCGATGTTGCCGTAGCCGGTCAGTACGATCGCGCGTGCGTCCGGCCGCTTGCGCTTCAACGCGGAGACGACGTCGAGGCCGTTGCCGTCGCCAAGCCTGAGGTCGACGACCGCGAAAGCGGGCGCGGCGCGGCCGATCTCGGCGAGACCATCAGACACCGTGTCGCATGACTTCACCGCAAATCCGCGCGTCTCCATGGCGCGCGACAGGCGCTCCAGGAACGGCTTGTCGTCCTCGACGATGAGGAGCGAGCGGTCGGCATGGTCATTCAGTTCAGTGATGGCGTTCACGGTCCATTTTTCCCTGTGGCAGACACCCACAATATGGGCTCCTACCGTGGCGCTGCCAAGGCAGCCGAAAGTCGCGTCGGCTGCATCCGGTATGCCAGAGTTGTGATTAAGAATCGTTCTTAAGCTGCGGTTTCGTCGCCCGGCGCGGCTTCCTCGAAGCGCTCGCGCGGCCAGACAATCTGCACCACGGCGCCGTGATCGGGGAAGGTGCGATTGGTAAACGACACCTTGGCGCCGGTCCGTTCCAGCAGCGTCCTTGCGATGAAAACGCCCAGACCCAAGCCTCCACGGGCGTTTTGGGCTTCATCTGCGCCCCGGCGGCGTGACAAATACGGCTCGCCGATCCGCTTCAGCATATCAGGCGCAATGCCGGGGCCGTCGTCGGAAACGACGATCTCGATGGTTTCCGCGTTCCACCACGCGTTCACCTCGACGGTCTGGTGCGCGAAATCGACCGCATTCTCGAGAATGTTTCCGACGCCATAGAGGATCGCCGGATTGCGTGCCGCGACCGGTTCACTCGTTGCTGCGACAGCAAGCCGCACCTTGATGTTGATGCCGAAATCGCGATGCGGTGCCACCGCCTCCTCGATCAGGGTCGACAGCTTCATGGTGTCGAACGGCGCGCCGCTCGAGGAGAGTTGCGCGATCTTGCTCAGGATGTCGCGGCAGCGCTGCGCCTGTTCCCGCACCGTCTTCAGGTCGCCAGTGATGGCCGGGTCATGCACCGTCTTCTCGAGCTCGCGCGAGATCAGGAAGATCGTCGACAGTGGCGTGCCGAGTTCGTGGGCTGCTGCGGCGGCGAGGCCGTCGAGCTGGGTCAGATGCTGCTCGCGCGTCAGCACCAGCTCGGTCGCGGCGAGCGCATCGGAGAGCTGACGCGCCTCCTCGGTCACCTGGAATGCGTAAAGGCTGGTGACGCCGATCGCGAGCAGGATCGAGAGCCAAACGCCGATCAGATAGATCGGCGGCAGCACCAGCGGATCGTCGCCATCCCAGGGCAATGGCAGATGGTAGAAGAACAGCGCCGAGGCACAGGCGACCGCAACGCAGCCGAGCGCGATCGTCAGCCGGATCGGCAGCACCGTGGCCGAGATCAGGACCGGCGCCAGGAACAGGAACGAGAACGGGTTCTGCAACCCGCCGGTGAAGTACAGGAGCCCACCGAGCTCGACGATGTTGAAGGCGAGCAGGGCCGCGGCATAGACCGGCTCCAGCCGCTGCATCGGGTTGAACGCGATCTGCAGCGCCAGATTGAGCAGCGCCGAGAATGTCACGATGGTGACGCAGGGGACGATCGGAACGTCGAATTCCAGTCCCTGGGCGACGATGAAGATCGCGACCAGCTGGCCGAGCGCGGCGAGCCAGCGCAGCCGCAGGATCGTATCGAGGCGGACATAGCGGCGGGGCTGGCGGAAATCGGAAGCGACGTCGGTCATCTCGGGACCTTAGCTGTGCCGTGGGCGGCGCACAAATTCGCGACTTAGCGCAACGATGCGGAGCAAGCCTTGCGCTTATTGTCGCAATGGCTCAATGAACGGCCAGATGCAACAGAGCGATACAAGTCAGGGGCAACCGCCCACGGCTCATGAAGCGCCCGCGGCTGAACAGGGCGGATCGGCCGCGATCGACGTCGCGCATCTCGTCAAGGTCTACAAGACCACCCGCGCGGTCGACGGCATTTCCTTCCGCATCGCGCGTGGCAGCATCACCGGCCTGCTCGGCGGCAACGGCGCCGGCAAGACCACGACGATCGCGATGATCATGGGCCTGGTGCTGCCGACCTCGGGCAGCGTCGCGGTGCTCGGCGCGAAAATTCCCGAGCAGCGCTATGACGTGCTGGGCCGGATGAATTTCGAGAGCCCCTATGTCGACATGCCGATGCGGCTCACGGTGCGGCAGAACCTGACCATCTTCGGGCGCCTCTATGCCGTGAAGCATTTGCGCGAGCGGATCGACCAGCTCGCCGCCGATCTCGATCTCACCGAATTCCTCGACCGTTCCAACGGCAAGCTCTCCGCCGGGCAGAAGACCCGCGTCGCGCTGGCGAAGGCGCTGATCAACGAGCCGGACCTCTTGCTGCTCGACGAGCCGACCGCCTCGCTCGACCCGGATACCGCCGATTGGGTGCGGCAGCATCTCGAGACCTACCGCAAGACCCATAACGCGACCATCCTGCTGGCGTCGCACAACATGCTGGAGGTCGAGCGTCTCTGTGATCGCGTCATCATCATGAAACGCGGCAAGATCCAGGACGACGATAGCCCCGACAGGATCATGGCGCGCTACAACCGCGACACGCTGGAAGAGGTGTTTCTCGACGTCGCGCGCGGCCGCATCCGGGAGGGCGCGCCATGAGCGAACTCGTCAGCCACCACCAGCGCGGGATTTCATTGCACCGCATCAATGCGATGGTGCTGCGCTATTGGTATCTGTTGATGTCGTCATGGCCGCGGCTGCTGGAGCTGGTCTACTGGCCGGCATTGCAGATCATCACCTGGGGTTTCCTGCAGAATTACATCTCGCAGTCATCCGGCTTCTTCGCCAAGGCCGGCGGCACGCTGATCGGCGCGGTGATCCTGTGGGACATCCTGTTCCGCGGCCAGCTCGGTTTCTCGATCTCGTTCCTGGAGGAGATGTGGGCGCGCAATCTCGGCAACCTGATGATGAGCCCGCTGAAGCCGATCGAATTCCTGCTTTCGCTGATGATCATGAGCGTGATCCGGCTCGCCATCGGCGTGATCCCGATGACGCTGCTGGCGCTGTTCTTCTTCGGCTTCAACTTCTACGCCATCGGGCTGCCGCTGATCGCATTCTTCTGCAATCTGATCTTCACCAGCTGGTCGGTCGGCGTGTTCGCCTCGGGCCTCGTGCTGCGCAACGGGTTAGGGGCGGAAAGCATCGTCTGGACATTGATGTTCGCGGTGATGCCGCTGGCCTGCATCTATTATCCGGTCGAGGTGCTGCCGGGATGGCTGCAAGTCGTCGCCTGGACGCTGCCGCCGACCTATGTGTTCGAAGGCATGCGCTCGCTCTTGATCGATCACGTCTTCCGCGCCGACCTGATGGTGTGGGCGCTGGTCATCAACGCGATCCTGTTTGCTGCCTCTTTTGCGACCTTCCTTGCCCTTTTGCAGAGCGCCAAGCACAACGGGTCGCTGCTGTCAGGTGGTGAATAAATGTCACTTTCGCGTGGAATCTCGGTGTATTAGCCCGATATCACCCCCACATTTGGCTAGCGGCGCATTGACGCATTGTTACGCATTCGTCAGGATGCTGCGGCGCAAAACAGGGGTCTGAAACACTATGCCCATCGGTGAATTTGGCGGTGCCCCGCCACTAGCGGCGGAAGGCGGTCCGGCACTCACGACGCCGTTGTACTGGATGTACGAAATGGCACAGGCGTCGCTCAATCCGGCGCGCGCGGTGACCGACGCCACCAAGATCCTGTTTCAGAACCCGCTCAATCCGTGGACCCACACCCAGCTCGGCAAATCGATCGCGGCCAGCTGTGAGCTGTTCGAGCGCACCACCCGCCGCTACGGCAAGCCCGACTGGAACCTGCCGACGACCGAGGTCAACGGCATCCGCACGCCGGTCGAGGTTCGCTCGATCTGGGAGAAGCCGTTCTGCCGCCTGCTGCATTTCGATCGCAAGCTGACGCGTCCGCTGCGCTCGCCGCAGCCGCGCGTGCTGATCGTGGCGCCGATGTCGGGCCACTATGCGACGCTGCTGCGTGGCACGGTCGAGGCGTTCCTGCCGACGCATGAGGTTTACATCACCGACTGGGCCGACGCGCGCATGGTGCCGCTTGCGGCTGGCCGGTTCGATCTCGACGACTACGTCGATTACCTGATCGAGATGCTGCATGCGCTCGGCGGCAACATGCACGTGATTGCGGTGTGCCAGCCCTCGGTGCCGGTCGTTGCGGCCGTCTCCGTCATGGAAGCCAACCACGATCCGTTCGTGCCGCTGTCGATGACGCTGATGGGCGGCCCGATCGACACAAGGCGCAATCCGACCGCGGTCAACAACCTCGCCGAAGAGCGCGGCATCGAATGGTTCCGCAACAACGTCATCACCAAGGTGCCGTTCCCGCATCCGGGCGTGATGCGCGACGTCTACCCGGGCTTCCTGCAGCTCAACGGCTTCATCAGCATGAACCTGGATAGGCACATGGACGCGCACAAGGCGCTGTTCGCCAATCTGGTGAAGGGTGACGGCGACCTCGTCGACAAGCACCGCGAATTCTATGACGAATATCTCGCCGTGATGGACCTCACAGCGGAGTATTACCTGCAGACCGTCGACCTCGTGTTCGTCAAGCACGCGCTGCCGAAGGGCGAGATGACCCATCGTGGCAAGCCGGTCGATCCCTCGAAGATCCGCCGCGTCGCGCTGATGACCGTGGAGGGCGAGAAGGACGACATCTCCGGCCTCGGCCAGACCGAAGCGACGCACGCGCTCTGCACCGCGATCCCGAACCATCGCCGCGTGCACTATGTGCAGAAGGGCGTCGGGCACTACGGCGTGTTCAACGGCTCGCGTTTCCGCTCCGAAATCGTGCCGCGGATCTCCGATTTCATGGTTTCGGCAGCCAATACGCGGCTTTCCTTGGTCGCCGCGGCCGAATAGGTATCGCCCCGGCCGCGATTTTCGCGGTCGCGCAAGTCACTGATTTAACTAAAAGAATCTCAAATCAGGCTGAGATCAAGGGGTGAATAATGTTTCACTCTATGGGCCTTGCTTGCGAACCGGATTCATCAGAAAAATTCCGGTTCCGACCCCTGCCGGTAGAGGTCAATTAACGGCCAGCCCCTGTATATTGGGCAAATGATTTGTTTTTGCGCCGAGCGCTTTCCCTGGCGGCGGATATGGCAAAGTTCGGGCGAACTCCTGCTCCCCGGACTCTCAGAAATGGCTACTCGCGCGCTCCTTTATCGGCGGCCTGCCGAACCCGCGACCGTATTGGTCAGACACGGCTCCCAGTTCTTCACCGTGAGGCTGCGACGGCACCGGCGCGCGCGCCGCTACACGCTCAGGATACATCCGACCGATCGTGAAGCGATCCTGACGATGCCGCCGCGCGGCACGATTATCGAAGCCAAGGAGTTCGCAAATCTCCATGGTGGCTGGATCGCCGCCCGTCTTGGCCGCTTGCCGAAGGCGGCACCGTTCCAGCCCGGCACGGTGGTGCCGCTGCGCGGCGTGCCGCATCGGCTGGTGCATCGCTCGGGCGAGCGCGGCACGGTGTGGACCGAGACGCGCGACAGCGGCGAGAAGATCCTGTGCGTCGCCGGCGGCGTCGAGCACATGGATCGCCGGGTGCATGACTTCCTCAAGCGCGAGGCGCGCAAGGATCTGCAGAAATCAGCGCAGCTGCACGCCGCGGAACTCGGCGTGCGGGTGCGGCGGATCTCGATCCGCGATCAGTCCAGCCGTTGGGGCTCGTGCACCTCGGCGGGTTCGCTGTCGTTCTCGTGGCGGCTGATCCTGGCGCCGCCCTTCGTGCTGGATTACCTCGCCGCGCACGAGGTCGCCCATCTCGTCGAGATGAACCACTCGGCGCGGTTCTGGCGGGTGGTCGACAAGGTCTGCGCCTCGGTCACGCGCGCCAAGAACTGGCTCGACACCCACGGCAACGACCTGCACCGCTACGGGATTCAGGAGTAGCTGCTGTCTCCGCCACCTCTGCTGTCATCGCCCGCGAAAGCGGGCGATCCAGTATTCCAGAGGCGTTTGTAATTGAGCCGATAGGCCGCGGCGTACTGGATCCCCGCATTCGCGGGGATGACGACCGAAGTTGGGCGCGACCGTCGGCCCTATCGCTCACCGAAACAACCGATCGGCCAGCCAGCCATCCAGTCCCGCCGCAGCCTCCGGCCGCGCGTTCGGGTTGGGCGGCACCGACGCGCGTGCCGGCGTCGGCGGGGGCGGGCGATAATAACCGCCCCCGGATGGGACCGGCGCCGGCGGCGGGGCCTGCGTCTGCGGTTGGATCTGCATCGGCGGCGCAGAAGGCGCGGTGATCTGCGACGAAACCTGCATCAGGTTCGCCGGCGCCCAGCTGCCTTGCGAGTTCGGGATCGCCGCGACCGGCACGCCCTGAAGCGCTGATTTCATGAAGCGGGTCCACACTTCGACCGGTAGCCCGCCGCCGGTTGCCTTCTTGGTCGGCGAATTGTCGTCATTGCCGAGCCAGACGCCGGTGACGAGCTTGGCGGTGTAGCCGATGAACCAGGCGTCGCGGTAATCCTGGCTGGTGCCGGTCTTGCCGGCGGCGGTCCAGCCGGGGATCTCCGCCTTGCGCGCAGTGCCCGAGATCAGCGTCTCGCGCATCATGCTGTTCATCATCGCATCATAGCGCGGCTCGATCACCTGGTTGGGCGGATCGGCCGGGCGGTCATAGAGCAGCTTGCCCGTGCTGGTGCGGATCTTGGTCACCACATGCGGCGACACAGTGTAGCCGCCATTGGCGAATGGCGCATAGGCGCCGACCAATTCGATCACGGACACTTCCGAAGTGCCGAGCGCGATCGAGACGTTGGGCTCGAGCTTCGAGGAGATGCCGAGCCGGTGCGCGGTGCGCACCACATTCTTGGCACCGACCTCGACGCCGAGCCGCACCGCGACCGTGTTCAGCGACATCGCCAGTGCCTGGGTCAATGTCACGGAGCCGAAATATTCGTGGGTGTAGTTCTCCGGCTTCCAGCCCTTGATGTCGAGCGGCGCGTCGGTGCGGATCGTGTCCGGCGTCAGCCCGGCCTCGACCGCGGTGAGATAGACGAACGGCTTGAACGCCGAGCCCGGCTGCCGCTTCGCCGTGACCGCCCGATTGTACTGGCTCTCGGCATAGTTCCGGCCGCCGACCATGGCGCGCACCGCGCCGTCGGGCGTCATCGCCACCAGCGCGCCCTGGCTGACATTGAACTTCACGCTCTTGGCGGCGAGCTCGTCGATGACGGCGGCTTCCGCGACGTTCTGCAGCTTCGGATCGATCGTGGTCTGCACCACGATGTCCTGGTCGATCTGGCCGACCAGATCGTCGAGCACTTCGCCGATCCAGTCCGCGACGTAGTTCACGGTGCCGGCGCCGGCCGGCTTCACGGCGATCGAGGGCTGGCCGATCGAGGCCTTGGCCTGGGCCTCGGTGATGAATTTGGCGTCCGCCATCGCCGCGAGCACGATTTGCGCGCGCTGCTCGGCGCCTTCAGGATTGCGGTTCGGCGCCAGCCGCGACGGCGACTTGACGAGGCCCGCGAGCATCGCGGCTTCCGGCAGTGTCACGTTCTTCGCCGACTTGCCGAAGTAGCGCTGCGCGGCGGCCTCGACGCCATAGGCGCCGGAACCGAAATAGACGCGGTTGAGGTAGAGCTCGAGGATCTCGTTCTTGGAATGCTTGCGCTCCAGCCACAGCGCGAGCTCGGCCTCCTGCAGCTTGCGCTGCATGGTACGCTCCTGGGTCAGGAACAGGTTCTTGGCGAGCTGCTGCGTCAGGGTCGAGCCGCCCTGCGAGACGCCGCGATGCAGGATGTTGGTCACCGCGGCGCGCAGGATGCCGACCGGGTCCACGCCGAAATGCGAATAGAAGCGGCGATCTTCAATGGCGATGAACGCCTTCGGCAGATAGGGCGGCAGATCCTTCAACGCGATGTTGGCGCCGGCCATTTCGCCGCGCTGCGCCAGCACTGAGCCGTCGATGCCGACGATCTGGATCGTCGGTGGACGCTTGGGAATTTCCAGGGACTGGATCGGCGGCAGATGCGCGCCGACCCACACCACGACACCGATCACCGCAATGCCGGCCCACAAGCCGAGCACCGCGGTCCAATAGAACAGGCGGCCGATGCCGAAGCCGCGCGACTTGCTCCGCCGCTTGCTGCCGCTGCGCGACGGGCGCGGTTTCTCGCCACCGGATTCGCTGCTCTTGTCGCTGCTTTTGGGCTTGGACTTGGCTGGCTTGTCGTCGCCGCCGCCGGGAATGCGATCGGAGGGCGACAGTCTGAGGTCGGCAAGCGCAGCCGGAAGCCCGAACAGCGGCTCCTTGCGCGCACCGCCTTTTTTACGTCCCCACGCCATCCGCAACGCTCACACCCTGACCGCGGGCACGCTAGCGTTCCCGGTTTAAGGGGCGGTTACGCAAAGCTTAACGGGGGATTAGGAGGTGAGGCGGCGCGTTCCTAAATAAGGATGGAACAAAGAAACAGGGAGCACCGCATGGGCCATATCGATCCAACCAAAGAAGTGTTTGCGCAATTCCGGGACAACAACCGGCCGGGCCCGATCCACATGCTCAATCTGGTGCGGCTGCGCGAATGGGCCGCCTATCCCGACGGCCGCAAGGCGACCGGCGCCGAAGCCTATGCCGCCTACGGCCGCGAGAGCGGCCCAGTGTTCGAGCGGCTCGGCGGCCGCATCGTCTGGCAGGGCCGCTTCGAGCTGATGCTGATCGGTCCGCAAGAGGAGCGCTGGGACCATTGCTTCATCGCGGAATACCCAAGCGTCGCAGCCTTCGTCGAAATGATCCGTGACCCCGTCTATCGCGAGGCGGTCAAGCACCGCCAGGCCGGCGTCGAGGATTCGCGGCTGATCCGTCATGCGGTGCTGCCGGTGGGGAAGACGTTTGGCGAGATTCCAAAATAGAGCGCGCGGAAATCGATCGGACGCAACGATCTCCATCCCCGTCATGCTGAGGTGCGAGCGGAGCGAGCCCCGAAGCATGCACGGCCCCGCTGGTGGCCGTCGACCCTTCGAGACGCGCGCAAGAGCGCGCTCCTCAGGGTGACGGTGGTAGAGCCTGCATAGACCGCAAAAACAAAATCGGCGGCCCGGAGGCCGCCGATTGCATCTCAAACCTGCACGAAGCGCTAGCCCGTTGGGCCGGCGTCCTCGAGGATCGGGCCGAACAGCTCCCAGCGCTCGCCGTTGAACTTCATCATCTGCAGCTGCTTGTTGACGCGATAGTCGTTCGGCGTGGTGTTGCCCTTGATACCGGGCAGCGCGAGGTCGAGTTCGACATTTTTCAGGTTGGTCGCCTGCTTCAGCACATTCTCGCGGGTCAGGTCGTCGCCGCACTGCTTGAGCACGTGAACCAACAGCTGCGCAGTGGAATAGCCGTAGCCGTTGAAGCTCGAATCCTTATCGCCGTCCGGATAGTACTTCGCCATCATGTCGAAGTAGCGCTTCATGCCCGGATCGTCCTTCCAGGTCGGATCGAGCGGGTCCTTGCCGTAGCTGACGCTGATCACGCCCTTGGAGGCCTCGAGTCCGGCCGGCTTCATCACCGCGCCGACCGAGGTGGCGTTGATGTCGAGGATGTGCACCGGCTTCCAGCCGAGCTCGGCGATCTTCTTGATCGCCTGCGCCGCCTGCTTCGGCGTCGAGGCCGAGAAGAACAGGTCCGCGCCGGCATCCTTGATCTTGAGGATCTGCGAATCGATGGTCGGGTCGGACACCTCATAGGAGGCTTCGGCCACGATCATCTTCGCCGCCTTGTCGCCGAGGCCGGCCTTGATGCCGTTCAGATAGTCCTTGCCGAGGTCGTCGTTCTGATAGAGCACGCCGATCTTGGCGTTCGGATACTCCTTCAGGATGTACTGGCCGTAGATGCGGCCTTCGCTGAAATAGTTCGGGTTGAAGCCGAGCGTCCATGGGAAGTTCTTCGGGTCGGTGAACTTCGAGGCGCCGGTGGCGGCGAACAGCTGCGGCACCTTCTTGCCATTGAGATATTTCTGCACGGCGGCGTTCGACGGTGTGCCGATGATCTGGAAAGTCAGCAGCACCTCGTCGCTTTCGACGAGCTTGCGCACCTGCTCGACCGCTTTCGGCGGCGAATAGGCGTCGTCATACTGGATCAGGTTGATCTTGCGGCCGTTCACGCCGCCCTGGTCGTTGATCATCTTGATGTAGGCGGCTTGGGCCTTGCCGATGGTGGCGTAGGCAGAGGCCGGGCCACTGAAGGGTACGGTCTGGCCGACCTTGATCTCGGTATCGCTCGCGCCGGTGTCGTATTTCTTCTGCGCGGAGGCCGACGTTGCAGACAGCGCGACTGCGAGCGCCGTTCCCGTGACCAGACGTAAAATCCCGTTCCTCATAATGCTGTTTCCCTCACGTGACTGATGGTTGGCCGATGATCTTGTCCGCGGGTTCAAGTCCCACGGTCGCCATCGCTTGCGCCGGATACTGGCGGAACGCTTGCTGCAACGCAAGACGAGCGGCGCCGAAAAGGTGAGCGATTTCAGTCAACGAAAGTAGGGGGCAGTGCGGAAAGGCGGGTGGCCTGAGCAGCGCGGCGCCGGCCTTCTTGACCTCGCCCCGCCTGCGGGGAGAGGTCGGAACGCATCATCAGATGCGTTCCGGGTGAGGGGGACTCTCCGCGGGCGCAACTAGCTCCGTTTGCGCGGCAGCAGCCCCTCACCCCAACCCTCTCCCCGTAAGAACGGGGAGAGGGAGGAAGCTTCGATGCGGCTCTGTCTAACCCGCCGGTCCGGTGTCCTCGATGATCGGGCCGAACAGCTCCCAGCGCTCGCCGTTGAACTTCATCATCTGCATCTGCTTGTTGATGCGATAGTCGTTCGGTCCGGTCGTGATCGACATGCCCGGCAGCGCGAGACTCGGCACGAACTTCTTCAGGCTGGTCACCTGCTTCATCAGGTTCTCGCGGGTGAGGTCGTCGCCGCACTGTTTCAGCACCTGGATCAAGAGCTCGGCCGTCGAGTAGCCGTAGGTGTTGACGGTGTTGAGCTTGTCGCCTTCCGGATAATACTTGTCCATGAAGGCGAAATAGGCCTTCACGCCGGGATCGTCCTTCCACTGCGGATCGGCGGGGTCCTTGCCGTAGTTGGTCGAGATGATGCCCTTGGAGATGTCGAGACCGGCGGGCTTCAGCGTCGCCGACACCGGGCTCGCATTGATGTCGAGGATGTGCACCGGGGTCCAGTTGAGGTCGGCGATCTTGCGGATCGCTTGCGCCGCGAATTTCGGCGTCGAGGCGTCATAGATCAGGTCGGCGCCGGAGGCCCTCAGCTTGACGATCTGGGAATCTACCGTCGGGTCGGTCAGCTCGTAGGACACTTCGGCGACGATCATGCTGGCGGCCTTGTCGCCGAGCCCGCTCTTCAGGCCGGTGATGTAGTCGCGGCCGAGATCGTCGTTCTGGTAGAAGATGCCGATCTTGGCGTTGGGGTGATTGGCCAGAATGTATTTGGCGTAGATGCGTCCCTCGGACTGGTAGTTCGGGTTGAACGCGATGGTCCACGGCGCGTTCTGCGGATCGGAGAAGCGCGAGGCGCCGGTGGAGGCGAGCAGCTGCGGCACTTTCTTGGTATTCAGATATTTCTGCACGGCGGCATTTGACGGCGTGCCGATGATCTGGAACGTGAACAGCACCTCGTCGCCCTCGACCAGCTTGCGCACCTGCTCGACCGCCTTCGGCGGCGAATAGGCATCGTCATACTGGATCAGGTTCAGCTTGCGGCCGTTGATGCCGCCCTGTTCGTTGATCATCTTGATGTAGGCCACCTGGGTCTTGCCGATGCCGGCATAGGCGGATGCGGGGCCCGAGAACGGCACGGTCTGGCCGATCTTGATCTCGGTGTCGGTCGCGCCGATGTCGTACTTCTTCTGCGCGGCGGCCGATGTAACCGACAACGCGATGGCAAGCGCTGTCGCAGCGAGCAATTGCACGCTCCTCATGTCCGTGACCTCCCATGTTGCCGGTGATCTTGTCC
It includes:
- a CDS encoding ABC transporter substrate-binding protein, with product MRSVQLLAATALAIALSVTSAAAQKKYDIGATDTEIKIGQTVPFSGPASAYAGIGKTQVAYIKMINEQGGINGRKLNLIQYDDAYSPPKAVEQVRKLVEGDEVLFTFQIIGTPSNAAVQKYLNTKKVPQLLASTGASRFSDPQNAPWTIAFNPNYQSEGRIYAKYILANHPNAKIGIFYQNDDLGRDYITGLKSGLGDKAASMIVAEVSYELTDPTVDSQIVKLRASGADLIYDASTPKFAAQAIRKIADLNWTPVHILDINASPVSATLKPAGLDISKGIISTNYGKDPADPQWKDDPGVKAYFAFMDKYYPEGDKLNTVNTYGYSTAELLIQVLKQCGDDLTRENLMKQVTSLKKFVPSLALPGMSITTGPNDYRINKQMQMMKFNGERWELFGPIIEDTGPAG
- a CDS encoding ABC transporter substrate-binding protein: MRNGILRLVTGTALAVALSATSASAQKKYDTGASDTEIKVGQTVPFSGPASAYATIGKAQAAYIKMINDQGGVNGRKINLIQYDDAYSPPKAVEQVRKLVESDEVLLTFQIIGTPSNAAVQKYLNGKKVPQLFAATGASKFTDPKNFPWTLGFNPNYFSEGRIYGQYILKEYPNAKIGVLYQNDDLGKDYLNGIKAGLGDKAAKMIVAEASYEVSDPTIDSQILKIKDAGADLFFSASTPKQAAQAIKKIAELGWKPVHILDINATSVGAVMKPAGLEASKGVISVSYGKDPLDPTWKDDPGMKRYFDMMAKYYPDGDKDSSFNGYGYSTAQLLVHVLKQCGDDLTRENVLKQATNLKNVELDLALPGIKGNTTPNDYRVNKQLQMMKFNGERWELFGPILEDAGPTG